In a single window of the Pirellulales bacterium genome:
- a CDS encoding neutral/alkaline non-lysosomal ceramidase N-terminal domain-containing protein: protein MSFRTFGRLALACFVGVCCLTGMAGPARGLDVGFAEVEITPTVGGKRPVYIAGYGMNRRAKDVHDPLFARAVVLRDGETKFALVSIDVVGLQYPTVLSIRSKLTDYGYVMVSSTHNHEGPDTVGIWGPSPIASGVDAKWLASLEEKAVAAVKQAESQAAPCKATYGTASDEALLRDSREPYVFDPVLRAIKFTREDNQQLQGVLIQWNCHPESMGSENQSITADFIWATVAQVKEKLACPVAYFTGAVGGLMAPPRGKIPNAQGEFPPEGDFEFCELYGKAVGQLALKALEATEPVNLSPLQVAAKPISIPLENKLYQVARMLGIMKRNGVRWTGNSEDVGEELPRGVKDVQGAAVTEVAVIRLGDVHVACIPGELYPELIYGKYQDPVDPAADFPEAPLEQTIVGILPSDKWLLFGLANDEIGYIVPKRQWDVVAPFCYGRTEAQYGEENSIGAEAAPLVMDALARRMAELRAKP from the coding sequence ATGTCTTTCCGCACGTTCGGCCGACTGGCCCTGGCCTGTTTCGTTGGTGTGTGTTGCCTGACCGGCATGGCCGGACCTGCCCGGGGACTCGACGTCGGCTTTGCCGAAGTCGAGATCACGCCCACGGTCGGCGGCAAGCGGCCCGTCTATATCGCCGGATATGGCATGAACCGTCGGGCCAAAGACGTGCACGACCCGTTGTTTGCCCGGGCCGTGGTGCTGCGCGACGGCGAGACGAAGTTTGCCCTGGTTTCGATCGACGTCGTCGGTTTGCAGTACCCCACGGTACTGAGCATCCGCTCCAAGCTCACCGACTACGGCTACGTGATGGTTTCGAGCACGCACAACCACGAGGGGCCCGATACAGTCGGCATCTGGGGCCCGTCGCCGATCGCCTCGGGCGTCGACGCCAAGTGGCTGGCCAGTCTGGAAGAAAAGGCCGTCGCGGCCGTCAAGCAGGCCGAAAGCCAGGCGGCGCCGTGCAAGGCGACCTACGGCACGGCCTCGGACGAAGCACTGCTGCGCGACTCGCGCGAGCCCTATGTGTTCGACCCCGTCCTGAGGGCCATCAAGTTCACCCGCGAAGACAACCAGCAACTTCAGGGCGTGCTGATCCAATGGAACTGCCATCCCGAATCGATGGGCAGCGAAAACCAAAGCATCACGGCTGACTTCATCTGGGCCACCGTGGCACAGGTCAAGGAAAAGCTGGCCTGCCCCGTGGCCTATTTCACTGGCGCAGTGGGCGGCCTGATGGCTCCGCCGCGCGGCAAGATCCCCAATGCCCAAGGCGAGTTTCCGCCTGAAGGCGATTTCGAGTTTTGCGAGTTGTACGGCAAGGCGGTTGGTCAGTTGGCGCTCAAAGCGCTCGAAGCGACCGAGCCGGTCAACCTGTCGCCGCTGCAGGTGGCCGCGAAGCCGATTTCGATTCCGTTGGAGAACAAGCTGTACCAGGTGGCGCGGATGCTGGGCATCATGAAGCGCAACGGCGTCCGCTGGACCGGCAATTCGGAGGATGTTGGCGAAGAGCTGCCGCGCGGCGTCAAAGACGTTCAAGGCGCCGCCGTCACCGAGGTGGCCGTCATCCGGCTGGGCGACGTCCACGTGGCGTGCATCCCGGGCGAGCTCTACCCGGAATTGATCTACGGCAAGTACCAGGATCCGGTTGACCCGGCGGCCGATTTTCCCGAGGCCCCGCTGGAGCAGACGATCGTCGGCATCCTGCCCAGCGACAAATGGCTGCTGTTCGGCCTGGCAAACGATGAGATCGGCTACATCGTTCCCAAGCGTCAATGGGACGTCGTCGCGCCGTTTTGCTACGGTCGCACCGAGGCCCAATACGGCGAGGAGAACAGCATCGGCGCCGAAGCCGCGCCGCTGGTGATGGATGCGCTGGCGCGGCGGATGGCCGAGCTTCGCGCCAAGCCATGA